A section of the Pygocentrus nattereri isolate fPygNat1 chromosome 18, fPygNat1.pri, whole genome shotgun sequence genome encodes:
- the rnf208 gene encoding RING finger protein 208, with protein sequence MSCLRRQPVTIPMDTVKIIQSEKFPRECPVPVTQPRFAPPPRVAWDGGGEGEVIVNQACSDLSLEVNGNTVVNPRPMVSPPAPVLRREASYLAQRKASTTEICYHQFHYKMDDVIVNQYVLRSSSTSSSSSSSTSSGPVMPCEPLDCPTCGHMYNFAGKRPRILSCLHSVCEECLQILYESCPKYKFISCPTCRRETVLFTDYGLAALAINTSILSRLPSDPGGTVQWGGDADRSCYQTVRQYCQSACTCHIANPLSSCGIM encoded by the coding sequence ATGTCCTGTCTGCGACGCCAGCCTGTGACCATCCCAATGGATACCGTCAAGATCATCCAATCTGAGAAATTCCCCCGGGAGTGCCCAGTGCCAGTCACTCAGCCTCGTTTTGCACCTCCTCCACGGGTGGCCTGGGATGGAGGAGGTGAAGGGGAAGTCATTGTCAACCAAGCCTGTAGCGACTTGTCCCTGGAGGTCAATGGAAACACTGTGGTCAATCCACGGCCTATGGTATCCCCTCCAGCTCCTGTCTTGCGCCGGGAAGCTAGCTATTTAGCTCAACGCAAGGCAAGCACCACCGAGATATGCTACCACCAGTTTCACTACAAGATGGATGACGTAATCGTGAACCAGTACGTGCTTCGCTCTTCGTccacttcttcctcttcttcctcctcgaCATCCTCTGGGCCGGTGATGCCATGTGAACCACTGGACTGCCCAACTTGCGGACACATGTACAACTTTGCAGGAAAGCGCCCCCGGATCCTTTCCTGCCTGCACTCAGTGTGCGAGGAGTGCCTGCAGATCCTGTATGAGTCTTGCCCCAAGTACAAGTTCATCTCTTGCCCCACGTGCCGCCGTGAGACCGTCCTCTTCACCGACTACGGCCTGGCCGCGCTGGCCATCAACACCAGCATCCTGAGCCGGCTGCCATCTGACCCCGGAGGGACCGTGCAGTGGGGCGGAGATGCCGACCGCAGCTGCTATCAGACGGTGCGCCAGTACTGCCAATCGGCATGCACCTGCCACATTGCCAACCCGCTCTCATCCTGCGGCATCATGTAG